A window of Bacteroidota bacterium contains these coding sequences:
- a CDS encoding BamA/TamA family outer membrane protein → MKKSTTLLALLLIFAFSVNESFAQDSTSETKKRNIKNRVDNIVRDVFAQVERELGTKIFDDDSEEDEECNADCIEYEFPQAERYSLYAFPTDRGIPRNNSAKIYLENIDDKFLFRYNRVEGLFFGIQSPHKFFWDRERKFVLFGSIGYGFGVHKWEYQAGASQQFGFDNRLFEFGIEGHSLVDTRDQWLAGNLENTLNALLLRYDYRDYFLRTGFSTWAGYYTRNQLADMQLKISFSNDKYASMNNNVNWSLFRTKKSFRINPEINDGKIHSIILVLDLHKIDDRKLHLAGWSTAFTAEFAGKSFKGDYEFNRYVFDARRYQPIGKYDNINFRFRAATSNGILPVQRAYELGGISTLPAYMYKELTGNRLLLANIEYVVNGKMFSDDTGFPFSMLSNLNLILFYDAGYINNVADDVTFDEGFDTFKFSSLKSDLGFAIGSRDGKYRLGFAWKTDVKSPVSVFFRMTRPF, encoded by the coding sequence ATGAAAAAATCTACAACTTTATTGGCTTTATTACTTATTTTTGCTTTTTCGGTTAATGAAAGTTTCGCACAAGACTCTACATCGGAAACGAAAAAAAGAAATATCAAGAACCGGGTTGATAACATAGTAAGAGATGTGTTTGCACAGGTTGAGCGGGAATTAGGTACCAAAATATTTGATGATGATTCAGAAGAGGATGAGGAGTGTAACGCTGACTGTATCGAATATGAATTTCCACAGGCAGAGAGATACAGCTTATACGCGTTCCCAACCGACCGCGGGATACCACGTAATAATTCAGCAAAAATATATTTAGAAAATATAGATGATAAATTTCTTTTCCGATATAACCGTGTTGAGGGATTATTCTTCGGCATACAGTCGCCGCACAAATTTTTCTGGGACAGGGAAAGAAAGTTTGTTTTGTTTGGGTCAATCGGATATGGCTTCGGAGTTCACAAATGGGAATACCAAGCCGGCGCCTCGCAGCAGTTTGGCTTCGATAATAGACTTTTTGAATTTGGGATTGAAGGACACAGTCTCGTAGATACACGCGACCAGTGGCTTGCTGGAAATTTAGAAAACACTCTTAATGCTTTATTACTTCGCTACGATTACCGCGATTACTTTTTGCGTACAGGATTTTCGACTTGGGCTGGATATTACACACGAAATCAATTAGCCGATATGCAACTTAAAATTTCGTTTTCAAATGACAAATACGCTTCAATGAATAATAATGTTAACTGGTCTTTATTCCGTACCAAAAAATCTTTCAGAATTAATCCGGAAATAAACGACGGAAAAATCCACAGTATTATACTCGTTCTTGATTTACACAAGATCGATGACCGCAAACTACATTTGGCTGGATGGAGTACGGCGTTCACAGCAGAATTTGCCGGTAAATCTTTTAAAGGCGATTATGAATTTAATAGATACGTTTTTGATGCACGCCGGTATCAACCAATCGGCAAATATGATAATATAAATTTCAGATTCAGAGCAGCTACATCGAATGGAATTTTGCCCGTTCAACGCGCATACGAACTTGGCGGAATAAGCACACTGCCCGCATATATGTATAAAGAATTAACAGGTAACCGCTTATTACTCGCAAACATCGAGTATGTAGTGAATGGAAAAATGTTCAGCGATGATACGGGCTTCCCATTTTCAATGCTGAGTAATTTGAATTTAATTTTATTTTACGACGCCGGTTATATTAACAATGTAGCTGATGACGTAACTTTTGATGAGGGGTTCGATACTTTTAAATTCAGTTCACTGAAAAGCGATTTGGGATTTGCAATTGGTTCACGAGATGGAAAATATCGTTTGGGTTTTGCATGGAAAACGGATGTGAAATCTCCGGTAAGTGTATTTTTTAGAATGACCCGACCTTTTTAG